One part of the Sporosarcina ureae genome encodes these proteins:
- a CDS encoding IS1182 family transposase, with protein sequence MFKDYNMNQLILPLDLEISLQEHDIAYAVHDLVESIPKQAFDSFLRETGCPSYHPRMMLKIILCAYTQSVFSGRKIEGLLKDSLRMMWLAQGYKPSYRTINRFRVHPEVKEVLRQCFVQFRCQLVQKQLIDEEAIFIDGTKIEANANKFTFVWRKSVERYSSGLVERSSQMYEELLEKEIIPEIERESFDELSTAELSKVVEKLDETIQTYTEKINASEDVEERKQIRSLRKEPKQYRKQFQDFLDRKQKYQHDMKIFGHRNSYSKTDRDATFMRMKDDYMKNGQLKPGYNVQIATEGQYTLAFDVYPNPTDTRTLIPFLDTIEQDFFELPQYIVADAGYGSEQNYGDVIENRKRVPLITYNQYRKEKKKKYKTDPFNTANWAYDETTDTFTCPNDRKLVFRYLSNRTDRYQFTRTMKVYECEDCSSCPLRSFCTKAKEENNRKLYVNEKWEQQKEYIREKLSDKKTGEIYGKRKIDVEPVFGFLKANLGFTRFSVRGKEKVKNELAFGLLAVNLRKYTAREVNV encoded by the coding sequence ATGTTTAAAGATTATAACATGAACCAACTGATTTTACCTTTAGATTTAGAAATTAGCTTACAAGAACATGATATTGCTTACGCCGTGCATGATCTAGTCGAAAGCATTCCGAAACAAGCATTTGACAGCTTTTTGCGTGAGACAGGTTGCCCATCTTATCATCCACGGATGATGTTAAAGATCATTTTGTGTGCCTATACACAGTCTGTTTTTTCGGGCAGAAAAATAGAAGGACTGTTAAAAGATAGCCTTCGCATGATGTGGTTAGCTCAAGGTTATAAACCAAGCTATCGCACCATCAATCGATTTCGCGTTCATCCTGAAGTAAAAGAAGTACTACGCCAGTGCTTCGTGCAATTTCGTTGCCAGCTGGTACAAAAACAGCTAATTGATGAAGAAGCCATTTTTATTGATGGAACGAAGATTGAGGCGAATGCCAACAAATTTACATTTGTCTGGCGCAAGTCAGTGGAACGGTATAGTTCAGGTCTTGTAGAAAGGTCCAGTCAGATGTACGAAGAGCTGTTAGAAAAAGAGATCATCCCTGAAATCGAACGAGAAAGTTTTGATGAACTATCTACTGCGGAACTGTCTAAAGTAGTAGAGAAGCTAGATGAAACTATCCAAACCTATACAGAAAAGATTAACGCTAGCGAAGATGTCGAGGAACGTAAACAAATTCGCTCGCTACGAAAAGAACCTAAACAATACCGTAAACAATTTCAAGACTTCTTGGATCGAAAGCAGAAGTATCAGCACGATATGAAGATCTTTGGCCATCGTAACAGCTACTCGAAGACGGACCGCGATGCGACCTTTATGCGGATGAAAGATGATTATATGAAAAACGGGCAACTAAAACCGGGATATAATGTGCAAATTGCGACCGAAGGGCAATATACCCTCGCTTTTGACGTGTATCCAAATCCGACCGATACGCGTACACTCATTCCATTCTTAGATACTATTGAACAAGACTTTTTTGAGCTGCCACAGTATATTGTCGCGGATGCCGGTTATGGAAGTGAACAGAATTACGGAGATGTCATTGAAAATCGAAAGCGCGTTCCGCTTATTACCTATAACCAATATCGCAAAGAAAAGAAAAAGAAGTACAAAACCGACCCTTTCAATACGGCGAATTGGGCATATGATGAAACTACGGATACCTTTACTTGTCCAAATGACAGAAAACTCGTGTTCCGCTACCTTTCCAATCGGACGGATCGTTATCAATTCACACGGACGATGAAAGTATACGAATGTGAGGATTGTTCAAGCTGCCCATTGCGCTCTTTCTGTACCAAAGCAAAAGAAGAGAACAATAGGAAGTTGTATGTGAATGAAAAGTGGGAACAGCAAAAAGAATATATTCGTGAAAAGCTTTCAGATAAGAAAACAGGTGAAATTTACGGCAAGCGCAAGATTGACGTAGAGCCAGTTTTTGGATTCTTGAAGGCTAATTTAGGGTTCACTCGTTTCTCCGTAAGAGGAAAGGAAAAGGTGAAAAATGAATTAGCCTTCGGTTTATTGGCAGTGAACTTGAGAAAGTACACTGCCAGGGAGGTAAATGTATAG
- a CDS encoding amino acid ABC transporter ATP-binding protein, with product MISIKNVNKTFGMNQVLTDVSLEVPKSHVVAVIGPSGAGKSTLIRTINALEPIDNGEIIVDGISIHDKKVNINKARSEIGFVFQSFNLYPFLTALQNVTLAPINVKGLSKSAAEERGKELLTSLGLGDKFDAYPNRLSGGQQQRVAIARALAMDPQVMLFDEPTSALDPEMVTEVLDAIRKLAESGMTMVVVTHEMGFAKEICDEIIFMADGKVVEQASPAKFFTNPDTERAQNFLSKVLHH from the coding sequence ATGATTTCTATCAAAAATGTCAATAAAACATTCGGTATGAATCAAGTGCTGACAGACGTCTCACTTGAAGTACCTAAATCCCATGTGGTGGCTGTTATTGGTCCAAGTGGAGCAGGGAAGTCTACATTAATCCGAACAATCAATGCGCTCGAGCCCATTGATAATGGAGAAATCATCGTAGACGGAATTTCCATTCACGACAAAAAAGTAAATATTAATAAAGCACGTTCTGAAATTGGGTTCGTTTTCCAAAGCTTTAATCTCTATCCATTCTTAACCGCGTTGCAAAACGTTACACTGGCACCAATCAATGTAAAAGGACTTAGCAAAAGTGCGGCGGAGGAGCGAGGGAAAGAGTTGCTGACTTCACTCGGTCTTGGCGACAAATTCGACGCCTATCCAAACCGATTATCAGGCGGCCAGCAACAGCGTGTCGCAATAGCCCGTGCGCTCGCGATGGATCCGCAAGTCATGCTTTTCGATGAGCCCACATCCGCACTCGATCCTGAGATGGTCACGGAAGTGCTCGATGCGATTCGTAAACTCGCTGAAAGTGGTATGACAATGGTCGTCGTGACACACGAAATGGGCTTCGCTAAAGAAATCTGCGACGAAATTATCTTTATGGCAGATGGTAAAGTGGTTGAACAAGCCTCTCCGGCCAAGTTCTTCACGAACCCAGATACGGAACGCGCCCAAAACTTTTTATCGAAAGTATTACATCATTAA
- a CDS encoding amidase domain-containing protein, which translates to MYDRQAAVRYADKWWNDRNPAFPIFDDDCTNFISQCLLAGGAPMHGAPNREKGWWMYKGTWSFSFTVAHSLRWYLATSTKGLTATQVKSAQELRPGDVISYDLQGDGRFDHSTIVTAMDGDNPLVSAHTYNAHNRTWAYKDSYAYSPNAKYIFFKIHDDFS; encoded by the coding sequence TTGTACGATAGACAAGCAGCAGTTCGCTACGCGGATAAATGGTGGAACGATAGAAATCCAGCGTTCCCAATTTTTGATGATGACTGTACGAATTTTATTTCACAATGTTTATTGGCAGGCGGTGCACCGATGCATGGCGCACCAAACCGTGAAAAAGGTTGGTGGATGTACAAAGGCACGTGGAGTTTCAGTTTCACCGTTGCTCATTCATTGCGCTGGTATCTAGCCACTTCCACAAAAGGGCTGACTGCTACACAAGTTAAGAGCGCCCAAGAATTACGACCGGGCGACGTAATTTCGTATGACCTCCAAGGGGACGGCCGTTTCGATCATTCGACGATTGTAACTGCTATGGACGGAGATAACCCACTCGTCAGTGCACATACGTATAACGCGCATAACCGCACATGGGCCTATAAGGACTCCTATGCCTACTCGCCAAACGCAAAATACATCTTCTTCAAAATACATGACGACTTCTCATAA
- a CDS encoding hemolysin family protein — protein sequence MFIALGLCLFLSFFLSGSETALTAINRMKVQLRADQGDIKSIKLRKLISKPDRMITAILIGNNIANILMPTIVTMIAIDKGLSIGLLTGILTVVLIIFGEVLPKTIAATFADRIAYIVAPPITVLVKLLIPLTLVLSLFTNFFVRLISKGTITEATLTKEDVRSMVDIASTEGTFGQDESLRLKGMLDFRDKDVSDVMETHRTDIISLSMDSTYEEVRDVVLQYFYTRYPVYEESIDKVVGIFYSKMIIEWSMYPERSFADVIDRQPLFVVQTASVELVFKRMLTQKKHMAIVLDEYGGTLGIVTQEDIIEEMIGQDIEDETDVEEESMVFEKEDNHLVCQGRLEIEDVIELLDIELPTDHDTIGGFVFQEVGHIPEVGESFNYKSLLFEIEEMDRTRILRLRITKKEEQEEAIEV from the coding sequence TTGTTTATTGCACTGGGACTTTGTTTGTTCTTGTCTTTCTTTTTATCGGGAAGTGAAACAGCTCTGACTGCTATCAATCGAATGAAAGTTCAATTGCGCGCGGATCAGGGAGACATTAAATCGATAAAATTAAGGAAATTGATTTCCAAGCCGGATCGTATGATTACGGCCATTTTAATCGGAAATAATATTGCCAATATTTTAATGCCGACCATTGTAACGATGATTGCCATCGACAAAGGATTGAGTATTGGATTATTGACAGGGATTTTAACGGTAGTTTTGATTATATTTGGAGAGGTATTACCGAAAACGATTGCTGCTACATTTGCGGATCGTATCGCGTATATCGTAGCACCACCTATTACGGTACTCGTGAAGTTATTGATTCCATTGACGTTAGTCTTGTCACTGTTTACAAATTTCTTCGTTCGTTTGATTTCTAAAGGAACGATTACAGAAGCGACTTTGACGAAAGAAGACGTCCGTTCTATGGTAGATATCGCATCTACAGAAGGTACATTCGGGCAAGATGAATCTCTTCGTTTAAAAGGGATGCTCGACTTCCGCGATAAAGATGTCAGTGATGTAATGGAAACACACCGTACGGACATTATTTCGCTATCGATGGATTCTACGTATGAAGAAGTACGCGATGTCGTATTGCAATATTTCTACACTCGCTACCCTGTATATGAAGAAAGTATCGACAAAGTGGTCGGTATTTTTTATTCGAAAATGATAATCGAGTGGTCGATGTATCCTGAGCGGTCGTTTGCGGATGTCATTGATCGTCAACCTTTGTTCGTCGTCCAGACAGCCAGTGTGGAACTAGTATTTAAACGGATGCTGACACAAAAGAAGCATATGGCCATCGTGCTAGATGAATACGGTGGAACACTTGGTATTGTAACGCAGGAAGATATTATTGAAGAAATGATTGGACAGGATATAGAGGATGAAACGGATGTAGAGGAAGAGTCGATGGTCTTTGAGAAAGAAGATAATCACTTAGTTTGTCAAGGACGCTTGGAGATTGAAGACGTCATTGAACTTCTCGACATAGAGTTGCCGACAGATCATGATACAATCGGCGGATTTGTTTTTCAAGAAGTGGGTCATATTCCCGAAGTGGGTGAATCGTTCAACTACAAGTCGTTGTTGTTTGAAATCGAAGAGATGGATCGAACACGGATTTTACGTCTGAGGATTACCAAGAAAGAAGAACAAGAAGAGGCCATAGAAGTTTAA
- a CDS encoding transporter substrate-binding domain-containing protein has translation MKKMFTALVLILVLVVAGCSSNDGGGASSSEKSTLKNIKDNKKLVIGIAPGYFPFEMKSTEGGFVGYDIDLANAVGEALKTEVEFKQFVFDGLVPALQTGEVDMVIAGMTIRGDRALSVSMSNPYYKTGQAIMVPAANKGIKSWEELDVKGKKIAVGIGTTGALLAKSQFKNAEVVDFEDFPLAATTMGSGQADAVVYDEPAVAVWRLENEGKVHQMEGLLSAENLGIAVKKNDFETVQWLNSFLFSYIDSPEELESRNRWFEESDWLDKVSGE, from the coding sequence ATGAAGAAGATGTTTACAGCACTAGTACTAATTTTGGTATTGGTTGTAGCAGGTTGTAGCAGTAATGACGGCGGAGGGGCAAGTTCATCCGAGAAGTCTACATTAAAAAATATTAAAGACAACAAAAAACTGGTGATTGGAATTGCACCCGGTTATTTCCCTTTTGAAATGAAAAGTACAGAAGGCGGCTTTGTTGGGTATGATATCGATCTAGCAAATGCGGTAGGGGAAGCGCTGAAAACGGAAGTAGAGTTCAAGCAATTTGTATTTGATGGCTTAGTGCCAGCTTTGCAAACAGGCGAAGTGGACATGGTTATCGCAGGCATGACGATTCGTGGAGACCGTGCATTATCAGTCAGTATGTCGAATCCATATTACAAGACAGGTCAGGCCATCATGGTACCTGCAGCGAACAAAGGCATTAAATCATGGGAAGAGCTCGATGTAAAAGGTAAGAAGATTGCTGTAGGGATCGGAACTACAGGTGCTTTGCTTGCGAAATCTCAGTTTAAAAATGCGGAAGTAGTAGATTTTGAAGACTTCCCGTTAGCTGCTACGACGATGGGTTCAGGACAAGCGGATGCTGTCGTCTATGACGAACCTGCAGTTGCAGTATGGCGCTTGGAGAACGAAGGGAAAGTTCATCAGATGGAAGGTTTATTATCTGCTGAGAACTTAGGGATAGCTGTAAAGAAAAATGATTTTGAAACAGTTCAATGGCTTAATTCATTCTTATTCAGCTATATCGACAGTCCAGAAGAGTTGGAATCAAGAAATCGTTGGTTCGAGGAAAGCGACTGGCTAGATAAGGTTTCAGGAGAATAA
- a CDS encoding nitroreductase family protein, translated as MNEQALSVREAIVSRRSIKNFNGQPIEPEIIPEIIEDAIWAPNHGNRNPWRLIVATDEQYEQLLDVLKEFGVANWKQLSDEDLEKQMKKFSTASAAVFVIVPEDVRQKERLEDFAAASILIQNIQLLAWDRGVGTCWKTPPFIDNPKFRERLGIKSGERIISMLQFGHFDSLPKAAPRKPIEEIITYFGSEPDEEE; from the coding sequence GTGAATGAACAAGCATTATCGGTAAGAGAGGCCATCGTATCACGGCGCTCTATTAAGAATTTTAACGGACAACCGATCGAACCAGAGATCATCCCAGAAATCATAGAAGATGCCATTTGGGCGCCAAACCACGGAAACCGTAATCCTTGGCGATTGATCGTAGCAACAGATGAACAGTATGAACAGCTTTTGGACGTCTTGAAGGAGTTCGGTGTAGCAAATTGGAAACAGCTTTCTGACGAGGATCTTGAAAAACAAATGAAGAAGTTCTCGACTGCCAGTGCAGCTGTATTCGTCATCGTACCTGAAGATGTACGCCAAAAAGAACGGCTGGAGGATTTTGCGGCAGCCAGCATACTGATCCAGAATATTCAATTGCTTGCTTGGGATCGTGGAGTAGGAACGTGCTGGAAAACACCTCCGTTTATCGATAATCCGAAGTTCCGCGAACGCTTGGGTATAAAGTCAGGCGAGCGTATCATCAGCATGTTGCAGTTCGGTCATTTCGATTCATTACCGAAAGCAGCACCACGTAAGCCAATCGAAGAAATTATTACGTACTTTGGCAGTGAACCAGACGAAGAAGAGTGA
- a CDS encoding dipeptidase, which translates to MTSLQSLDQYFTNNRDRHLEELTKFLAIPSISALSEHQPDMQKAAEWLSNEFESIGLENVSIEKTAGQSVVYADWLHAEGQPTILIYGHYDVQPVDPLHLWETPPFEATIRDNKLYARGASDDKGQVFMHSKAIEALMNVEGKLPVNVKLIIEGEEEIGSPSLEEYIQNNQDKLAADFIVISDTGMYGPGQPAICYGLRGLAGVQIDVKGPKGDLHSGLYGGGVQNPIHALVEILASFRDAEGTIAIDGFYDQVRDLTEEERAGWAALDFDREAVKKEVGVKELTGEPGYTYTEQTWARPTLEINGVFGGFSGEGIKTVLPSEAGAKITCRLVPDQEPDEIVEKLRAHIAKHEPVGCEVTITEFDKGKPYLTPYDHEVIQAAGRAYEQVYGVPTVYTRGGGSIPIVAAFDEILKLPVVLMGFGLDTENFHAPNEHFHLENFDKGLRVISGYYGEIEKLGL; encoded by the coding sequence ATGACTTCATTACAATCATTGGACCAATATTTCACGAATAACCGCGACCGCCACTTGGAAGAATTAACAAAATTCTTAGCAATTCCAAGTATCAGTGCACTTTCCGAGCATCAACCGGATATGCAAAAAGCAGCGGAATGGCTGTCGAATGAATTTGAAAGTATCGGACTGGAAAATGTATCGATTGAAAAAACCGCTGGACAATCTGTTGTCTATGCAGACTGGTTGCATGCTGAGGGTCAGCCAACTATTTTGATCTACGGTCACTACGATGTGCAGCCTGTTGATCCACTCCACTTATGGGAAACACCTCCATTTGAAGCAACTATCCGTGATAATAAATTATATGCACGCGGAGCAAGCGATGATAAAGGGCAAGTGTTTATGCACAGTAAAGCAATCGAGGCGCTGATGAATGTTGAAGGCAAACTTCCCGTCAACGTCAAGCTTATTATAGAAGGAGAAGAGGAAATCGGCAGCCCGAGTCTTGAGGAATATATCCAAAATAATCAAGATAAGCTAGCGGCAGACTTCATCGTCATTTCTGATACTGGCATGTACGGACCTGGACAACCGGCCATTTGCTACGGACTGCGCGGGTTAGCGGGCGTACAGATTGATGTAAAAGGACCTAAAGGCGACTTGCACTCCGGACTATACGGTGGTGGCGTTCAAAACCCAATCCACGCACTCGTCGAAATCCTAGCTTCATTCCGTGATGCTGAAGGAACAATTGCGATCGATGGATTCTATGATCAAGTTCGCGACCTAACCGAAGAAGAACGCGCAGGCTGGGCGGCTCTTGATTTTGATAGAGAAGCAGTGAAAAAAGAAGTAGGCGTCAAAGAACTTACAGGCGAACCCGGCTATACGTACACGGAACAAACATGGGCTCGTCCTACACTCGAGATCAACGGTGTATTCGGTGGATTCTCAGGAGAAGGCATCAAAACCGTTCTTCCTTCCGAAGCCGGAGCAAAAATCACATGTCGTCTAGTTCCAGATCAAGAACCTGACGAAATCGTAGAAAAACTACGTGCGCACATCGCGAAACACGAACCAGTGGGTTGTGAAGTAACGATCACGGAATTCGATAAGGGTAAACCTTACTTAACGCCATACGACCACGAAGTCATTCAAGCGGCGGGCCGAGCATATGAGCAAGTCTACGGTGTACCAACCGTCTACACTCGCGGTGGTGGCTCTATTCCAATCGTCGCAGCATTCGATGAAATACTTAAGTTACCTGTGGTATTAATGGGCTTTGGTCTAGATACCGAAAACTTCCACGCGCCGAATGAACACTTCCACTTGGAAAACTTCGACAAAGGACTGCGTGTGATTAGTGGTTACTATGGAGAGATTGAAAAGCTCGGTCTGTGA
- a CDS encoding amino acid ABC transporter permease produces the protein MGGYEYDFSVISQNMDIFIAGALKTLEISAIALLLAIPLGVIIGMGRISRNRFIRILSSAYVEVMRGVPLLVLLIWIFFVLGQFLKLGSYWGSIIGLAVFTAAFIAEIVRSGIQGVPRGQMEAARSSGMTYWQAMRLIVLPQAFRRVLPPLASQFIMLIKDSSLISVIGATELTLNAKNLVSTTFRSIEVWTFVGLVYFAMTFTLSMIIRAIEQKLLARENS, from the coding sequence ATGGGCGGCTATGAATATGACTTCAGTGTAATATCACAAAATATGGATATCTTTATTGCAGGTGCGCTAAAGACACTTGAAATTTCAGCGATTGCATTATTGTTGGCTATTCCGCTTGGGGTTATTATCGGAATGGGCAGAATTTCCCGCAATAGATTTATCCGTATTCTTTCCTCAGCCTATGTGGAAGTCATGCGCGGCGTGCCGTTGCTAGTATTATTGATTTGGATTTTCTTTGTACTGGGACAGTTTTTAAAACTTGGTTCCTACTGGGGATCAATTATCGGTTTGGCAGTCTTTACGGCTGCGTTTATTGCGGAAATTGTTCGCTCAGGAATACAAGGCGTGCCAAGAGGTCAGATGGAAGCAGCCCGTTCGTCGGGTATGACCTACTGGCAAGCCATGCGCTTGATTGTTTTGCCACAAGCATTCCGACGCGTTCTACCACCACTTGCTTCACAATTCATCATGCTAATTAAAGATTCATCGTTGATCTCGGTAATCGGTGCAACGGAACTGACATTGAATGCGAAGAATCTAGTGTCGACAACGTTCCGCTCCATTGAAGTGTGGACGTTCGTCGGTCTAGTGTACTTTGCCATGACGTTCACGTTGTCCATGATCATCCGTGCGATCGAACAGAAGCTATTAGCGAGAGAAAATTCATGA